A genome region from Clostridium sp. JN-9 includes the following:
- a CDS encoding transposase, translated as MPRKKHEWYPGAKLHVIARGNHRNDIFKDNSDYELYLSYLQEAIEYYDNKYIIIAYVLMTNHVHIVIQTKDRDISDLIKRVHSRYAWNFNKKYKYIGHLFQDRYRSELIENDKYLLESSRYVHLNPIRANMVEMPEEYSWSSYSMIIGTVKEKLIDSKIILRYFKKDNSRNLYKLFVESAIKREC; from the coding sequence ATGCCAAGAAAAAAACATGAATGGTATCCCGGTGCAAAACTACATGTAATAGCCAGAGGAAATCACAGGAATGATATATTTAAAGATAATTCCGACTATGAGCTGTATTTAAGTTATTTACAAGAAGCAATAGAATACTATGACAATAAATATATAATAATTGCATATGTGCTTATGACTAACCATGTTCATATAGTAATTCAAACAAAAGACAGGGACATTTCTGATCTTATAAAAAGGGTACACAGCAGGTATGCATGGAATTTCAATAAAAAATATAAATACATAGGACATTTATTTCAGGATAGATACAGGTCAGAATTAATTGAAAATGATAAATATCTGCTGGAGTCCAGCAGATATGTTCATCTAAATCCGATAAGGGCAAATATGGTTGAAATGCCTGAAGAATACTCATGGAGCAGCTACAGTATGATAATTGGAACTGTAAAAGAAAAACTAATAGATAGTAAAATAATTTTACGTTACTTCAAAAAAGATAATTCAAGAAATTTGTATAAACTATTTGTAGAAAGTGCAATAAAAAGGGAGTGTTAA
- a CDS encoding aspartyl-phosphate phosphatase Spo0E family protein — translation MEELRKIMYKLIEQNGISSSKVLNISIELDKLINDYYKKYYQYKQNGILKN, via the coding sequence ATGGAGGAATTAAGAAAAATAATGTATAAATTAATTGAACAAAATGGAATATCATCAAGTAAAGTTTTAAATATAAGCATTGAACTGGACAAGCTGATAAATGATTATTACAAAAAATACTATCAATATAAACAAAATGGCATATTAAAAAATTGA
- a CDS encoding magnesium chelatase domain-containing protein, giving the protein MASVVNSFSLAGIDAYQVKIETDTIYGQPSINIVGLGDTAVKEAKERLEAAINNAKYDFPKMKIVINLSPSDMKKRGSHFDLGMAIGLLIRSNQITVNDIESFGFIGELSLNADLRPCSGILPMVVAAKNSGIHNIVLPLQNIEEASLVKDINIFGFETLKEVINFLEDVDPYTAKLSNNENEKIRRTNLLDFEDVKGQDGIIEFILVAAAGGHNMLIL; this is encoded by the coding sequence GTGGCATCAGTAGTAAACAGTTTTTCACTAGCGGGTATAGATGCATACCAGGTTAAAATAGAAACGGATACCATATATGGTCAGCCAAGTATAAATATTGTAGGGCTTGGAGATACTGCGGTAAAGGAAGCAAAGGAAAGGCTGGAAGCTGCAATAAATAATGCAAAATATGATTTTCCAAAAATGAAGATAGTAATAAATTTGTCACCAAGTGATATGAAGAAAAGAGGATCTCATTTTGATCTGGGTATGGCAATAGGATTACTAATAAGATCTAATCAGATAACAGTAAATGATATTGAGAGCTTTGGATTTATTGGGGAACTTTCATTAAATGCAGATCTTAGGCCATGCAGCGGAATTTTACCTATGGTTGTTGCAGCAAAAAACAGTGGTATACATAATATAGTGCTGCCACTGCAGAATATTGAAGAAGCGTCACTTGTTAAAGATATTAATATATTTGGATTTGAAACATTAAAAGAAGTGATAAATTTTTTGGAAGATGTAGATCCGTATACAGCAAAATTAAGTAATAATGAAAATGAAAAAATAAGAAGAACAAATCTATTAGACTTTGAAGATGTTAAAGGACAAGATGGAATAATAGAATTTATACTTGTTGCTGCAGCAGGGGGGCATAATATGCTTATTTTATAG
- a CDS encoding ribbon-helix-helix protein, CopG family — protein MDNDFIITPKEDKSVTISIRIDKVIQDKFDELAKQSNRSRNELINMALKYALKNVKFIESEKED, from the coding sequence ATGGATAATGATTTTATAATTACCCCTAAAGAAGATAAGTCAGTTACAATATCAATAAGAATAGATAAAGTTATTCAAGATAAATTTGATGAACTGGCTAAACAAAGTAATCGTTCAAGGAATGAACTTATTAATATGGCTTTAAAATATGCCTTAAAAAATGTAAAATTTATTGAAAGTGAAAAGGAGGATTAG